One window of Candidatus Mycobacterium wuenschmannii genomic DNA carries:
- a CDS encoding lysoplasmalogenase: MQTPYAPRVMLGAWVAGGWAGLAYGVFLTIVALRSAPGDELTGVWGAQPAFKAAMAVLLALAAAAHPIVRERRWLMPALLFSAVGDLLLAIPWWAPSFVLGLGAFLLAHLCFLGALIPLARGADRSRPRLIAVAALCVACVALLTWFWPQLARDGMTIPVTVYMLVLVAMASAALLAQLPTVWTAVGALSFAGSDAMIGISRFVLGNEALAVPIWWTYAAAQVLITAGFFFGRVSITSATPGE; this comes from the coding sequence ATGCAGACACCGTACGCACCCCGGGTCATGCTGGGCGCCTGGGTGGCTGGTGGCTGGGCCGGCCTCGCATACGGCGTATTCCTCACGATCGTCGCGCTGCGTTCCGCGCCCGGCGACGAGCTGACCGGGGTGTGGGGCGCGCAACCGGCCTTCAAGGCGGCCATGGCGGTGCTGCTCGCGCTGGCGGCGGCCGCGCACCCGATCGTGCGCGAGCGGCGCTGGCTGATGCCGGCGCTGTTGTTCTCCGCCGTCGGCGACCTATTGCTGGCCATTCCGTGGTGGGCGCCGTCGTTCGTGCTCGGTCTGGGTGCATTCCTGTTGGCGCACCTGTGTTTTCTGGGCGCGCTGATACCGCTGGCGCGCGGGGCCGATCGGTCGCGTCCCCGGCTGATCGCTGTCGCGGCGCTCTGCGTGGCATGCGTTGCGCTGCTGACGTGGTTCTGGCCGCAACTGGCCCGTGACGGGATGACCATTCCGGTAACGGTGTACATGCTGGTGCTGGTCGCGATGGCGTCTGCGGCGCTGTTGGCGCAGCTCCCGACGGTGTGGACGGCGGTCGGCGCGCTGAGCTTCGCCGGGTCGGACGCGATGATCGGGATCAGCCGCTTCGTGCTGGGCAACGAGGCACTGGCGGTGCCGATCTGGTGGACCTACGCGGCGGCGCAGGTGCTGATCACCGCGGGCTTCTTCTTCGGCCGGGTGTCGATCACCTCTGCTACACCTGGCGAGTGA